One Phaseolus vulgaris cultivar G19833 chromosome 11, P. vulgaris v2.0, whole genome shotgun sequence genomic window carries:
- the LOC137839450 gene encoding uncharacterized protein: MDAVIPATFVGPKATFTGVDDPESHLMAFHTQMMLVGGSDAVRCKLFMSTLVGTTMDWFISLPDGYVTSFAQLSKLFREQYIANRAPLPISYDLFDVRLYQGESLKEFLNRFGAYVVTLNTKDETMMVHAFRKGIVPGPFSESLIRNRPKTFGEIRRRAVAHISAEGEVNEKHTCVVPTRPRAPGRAQPLRVHEAMTEKRAPAKKQPYEPRKPQTRGRARENVPPKHNFVVELKDLIAIPNIAERLKIPAKTDKKLGPNKNVWCEFHQAFDHPIRNFLALGLQLDELVKNGFLKDYLVESEGAQNLTVPGEDQGHEILVRGTIHTILRGFSGGGCTAS, translated from the coding sequence ATGGACGCCGTGATACCAGCCACGTTCGTGGGGCCCAAAGCCACCTTCACAGGTGTAGATGACCCAGAGTCTCATCTCATGGccttccatacgcagatgatgttggttggggGCTCTGACGCGGTGCGatgcaagctgttcatgagcacgctgGTGGGCACAacaatggattggttcatcagcctccctgatggATACGTGACGTCGTTCGCTCAACTTTCTAAgctattcagagagcagtacATCGCAAATCGGGCTCCCCTACCCATCTCTTACGATCTTTTTGACGTAAGAttgtatcagggagagtccctaaAGGAGTTCCTCAATCGTTTTGGGGCATATGTGGTGACGCTGAACACCAAGGACGAGACCATGATGGTACACGCGTTCAGGAAGGGGATCGTGCCAGGACCCTTCAGTGAATCACTCATCAGGAACCGCCCCAAGACTTTCGGCGAGATAAGGCGTCGAGCGGTGGCTCATATTTCCGCAGAGGGAGAGGTCAACGAGAAGCACACGTGCGTTGTTCCCACGCGCCCACGAGCACCAGGTCGAGCTCAGCCcttgagggtgcatgaggccatgACGGAGAAGAGGGCCCCAGCAAAGAAGCAACCCTATGAGCCCAGGAAGCCTCAGActagggggcgtgcaagggagaatgtGCCACCAAAGCACAACTTCGTAGTAGAATTGAAGGACCTAATCGCTATCCCCAACATAGCGGAGAGATTGAAGATACCCGCAAAGACAGACAAGAAGTTGGGACCTAACAAGAacgtctggtgcgagttccaccaagcattTGACCACCCCATACGTAACTTCTTAGCATTAGGGCTCCAGTTAGACGAGCTGGTGAAGAATGGCTTTCTGAAGGACTACTTGGTAGAGTCAGAGGGAGCGCAAAATTTGACCGTGCCAGGAGAagatcaggggcacgagatACTCGTGCGTGGCACAATTCACACTATTTTgaggggtttctcaggaggaggGTGCACCGCTTCCTAG